Proteins encoded by one window of Candidatus Nitrosocosmicus hydrocola:
- a CDS encoding radical SAM protein: MDLAYDYPLYRPPSESRSLIFQVTLGCSFNKCSFCDMYRTKEYSERSLDEIFKEIELMAKYFPHTRRVFLADGDAMNLDTEKLISIIAKIKGSFQSIERISSYSMPKNLLEKSPNELKSLKAVGLDMVYLGIESGNDKILKKVTKGATSNMIIESCMKAKDAEFTLSCMIILGLGGKTHTIDHARDTAKVIGSISPNYVGALTLYMEPNIEKEFYEKFREPFLPLEDSEVLDELYRMISDMHLKNSLIFRANHASNVYAIGGTLPDDKKEILQKIMHLKNHPELFKPKVLRRF; encoded by the coding sequence ATGGACCTTGCCTACGATTATCCACTCTATCGCCCACCATCTGAATCTCGTTCATTAATATTTCAGGTTACATTGGGATGTTCGTTCAATAAATGTTCGTTTTGTGATATGTACAGGACGAAGGAGTATTCCGAACGATCTCTTGACGAAATTTTTAAAGAAATAGAATTAATGGCAAAGTATTTCCCTCACACACGACGTGTTTTCTTGGCAGACGGGGATGCTATGAATTTAGATACTGAAAAATTGATCAGCATAATAGCTAAGATAAAAGGGAGTTTTCAAAGCATAGAGAGAATTTCCTCCTATTCTATGCCAAAGAATTTACTTGAAAAATCTCCTAATGAATTGAAATCTTTGAAGGCTGTGGGATTAGACATGGTTTATCTAGGGATAGAAAGTGGTAACGACAAGATATTGAAAAAGGTTACAAAAGGAGCAACTTCCAATATGATCATCGAAAGTTGCATGAAGGCAAAGGACGCGGAATTTACCCTATCTTGTATGATAATTTTAGGGTTGGGCGGGAAAACACATACTATTGATCATGCTAGGGATACGGCAAAGGTGATTGGCAGTATATCACCTAATTATGTAGGCGCTTTAACTTTATACATGGAACCAAATATTGAAAAGGAATTTTATGAAAAGTTTAGAGAACCATTTTTGCCGCTAGAAGACAGCGAAGTTTTAGATGAGTTATATCGAATGATATCAGATATGCATCTAAAAAATAGTTTAATTTTTAGGGCGAATCATGCTTCAAATGTTTATGCTATTGGAGGAACACTACCCGACGACAAAAAAGAAATCTTGCAAAAAATAATGCATTTAAAGAACCATCCAGAGCTGTTTAAACCTAAAGTATTACGCAGATTTTAG
- the twy1 gene encoding 4-demethylwyosine synthase TYW1, whose product MSCSGEVYSHNGIEDNLIQITPSIKQKLEKAKYGVFNHSAVELCHWTKKSFSDEGTCYKHKFYGISTHRCMEMTPTALNCENRCIYCWRPTEFYDTLEMPSHLVDDPEVIVHSLLEERRKLIVGHYGKNNVNQSKLDESLFPEHYAISLSGEPTMYPKLPQLIKYLFRLRATKSIFLVTNGQEPEMLYRLADENALPTQIYLSTNASTKNMFFKINGPKRKDAWERWQKSLEFLSDAKTRTVLRFTLIRNFNNESKFHDNFKKIIETGQPHFVELKSYMHIGMSTNRLEHSNMLEMQEVRNFTKGLVSKLSDYITMDESVVSRIVVLQNKKRFVSRWIEEYS is encoded by the coding sequence ATGAGCTGTTCGGGAGAAGTATATTCGCATAATGGTATTGAGGACAATTTAATTCAGATAACACCTTCAATCAAACAGAAATTAGAGAAAGCAAAATATGGTGTTTTCAATCATTCGGCAGTGGAACTATGTCATTGGACTAAAAAGTCTTTTTCAGATGAAGGTACCTGTTACAAGCACAAGTTCTATGGCATTTCTACCCACCGATGTATGGAAATGACTCCTACTGCTTTGAATTGTGAGAATAGATGCATTTACTGTTGGAGGCCTACCGAATTCTATGATACCCTGGAAATGCCATCTCATTTAGTAGATGATCCTGAAGTTATTGTCCATTCGTTACTTGAAGAGCGAAGAAAGTTGATAGTTGGGCATTACGGAAAAAATAATGTCAATCAATCCAAATTAGATGAATCATTATTCCCAGAACATTATGCAATTTCCCTTTCAGGAGAACCAACTATGTATCCAAAATTACCACAATTAATAAAATATCTATTTAGATTAAGAGCTACTAAATCAATCTTCTTAGTTACTAATGGGCAAGAGCCGGAGATGCTTTATAGGTTAGCTGACGAAAACGCACTTCCTACTCAGATTTATTTATCAACTAACGCTTCGACGAAAAATATGTTCTTTAAGATTAATGGTCCAAAACGGAAAGATGCATGGGAGCGTTGGCAAAAGAGTCTAGAATTTTTGTCTGATGCAAAAACTAGAACGGTTTTGCGGTTTACGTTAATTAGAAACTTTAATAACGAATCCAAATTTCATGATAATTTCAAAAAGATCATAGAAACTGGACAGCCCCATTTTGTAGAACTAAAATCATATATGCATATTGGAATGTCTACCAATAGGCTAGAGCACTCAAACATGCTTGAAATGCAAGAGGTAAGAAACTTCACAAAAGGTTTAGTTTCTAAACTATCAGATTACATTACAATGGACGAAAGTGTCGTCTCAAGAATTGTAGTTTTACAAAATAAGAAAAGGTTCGTTTCACGATGGATTGAGGAATATTCATAG
- a CDS encoding sodium:calcium antiporter, with product MNIENFLLMLGWLGALIFSSWILSYGAEHLSMRFGAKFVGRTLLSVATTLPEIAIVMYAASVGLYEVAIGAGLGSNILMMTLGLALMLLIATTRLSKAPLKKIDVSTFKIDKIFLLASALISAVLLLDGYNFVDGFIFVGMFVAYVLIAYIEMKREQKANQAVVMHTADNKSVSTPAQVMTSRNDMTKAILAFVAGTIGIVIAAGPFIHSLQTFSEDIGVSTIVLAVIISPIAGEMPEKISMMILARKGAAGAAIAIANVLGSKILNNSLLLGVAIIAAMYHGGFFTTIQNSELLWFQMVLATSITIVALIPLFRRYIGIRVGILLMALYILSIVVQFFAPGEIKPH from the coding sequence TTGAATATTGAGAATTTCTTATTAATGTTAGGCTGGCTTGGAGCACTTATCTTTTCTAGTTGGATACTTTCTTATGGTGCAGAGCATCTATCTATGCGATTTGGCGCAAAATTTGTAGGAAGAACACTTTTGTCGGTCGCAACTACTCTTCCTGAAATTGCTATTGTAATGTATGCGGCATCGGTTGGATTGTATGAAGTCGCTATAGGTGCTGGATTAGGAAGTAATATTTTGATGATGACTTTAGGACTTGCCTTAATGTTACTCATAGCTACGACGAGACTTTCAAAAGCACCACTAAAGAAAATCGATGTGAGTACTTTTAAAATCGATAAAATATTCTTGTTGGCATCAGCGTTAATAAGTGCTGTTTTGTTACTTGATGGATACAATTTCGTTGATGGATTTATTTTCGTGGGAATGTTTGTTGCTTACGTATTGATAGCATACATAGAGATGAAGAGAGAGCAGAAAGCGAACCAAGCGGTTGTGATGCATACGGCCGATAACAAATCCGTGTCAACACCAGCTCAAGTCATGACTTCTAGAAATGATATGACTAAGGCAATTTTGGCCTTTGTAGCCGGAACAATAGGCATTGTTATAGCTGCTGGACCATTTATTCACTCCTTGCAAACGTTTTCTGAAGATATCGGAGTTTCTACAATCGTATTGGCTGTAATTATAAGCCCAATCGCAGGTGAAATGCCTGAGAAAATTTCAATGATGATCTTGGCTAGAAAGGGAGCAGCGGGCGCTGCTATTGCTATTGCAAACGTGTTGGGATCGAAGATCTTGAATAATTCCCTTTTACTAGGGGTCGCAATTATTGCTGCGATGTATCATGGGGGATTCTTTACCACTATACAAAATAGCGAATTGCTGTGGTTTCAGATGGTTTTGGCTACTTCAATAACAATTGTCGCTCTAATACCTTTGTTCAGGCGGTATATAGGCATACGAGTGGGGATACTATTGATGGCTCTATATATCTTAAGTATAGTGGTCCAATTCTTTGCTCCAGGTGAAATAAAACCTCATTAA
- a CDS encoding type 1 glutamine amidotransferase — MGRTNLILCIKNIEIETLGSFGEYFLSEGYEIAELLANKKAIQSLNLKKYDAVFILGGPMSVNDNYDYLVEEKKLIQSTIEHEIPLLGICLGSQLIASACGGAVFKGQKKEIGWGKVEMTDCGSKSIFKNLSKRKMQVFHWHGDTFTLPVGAQVLAKSDLYVQAFSFKSAIGIQFHLEVNKEMVKNWSKVYQHELIRENLSIKSFLVGQDKKFLELKRISKQICDNFKI, encoded by the coding sequence TTGGGCCGCACAAATCTTATCCTTTGTATTAAAAATATAGAAATTGAGACTTTAGGTAGTTTTGGGGAATACTTCTTGAGTGAAGGTTATGAGATTGCTGAGTTGTTAGCAAATAAGAAAGCCATACAATCTCTTAATCTAAAAAAATATGACGCTGTTTTCATACTAGGTGGACCAATGTCGGTCAACGATAATTATGATTATTTAGTTGAAGAAAAAAAACTTATACAATCTACAATTGAGCATGAAATTCCACTATTAGGAATTTGCTTGGGTTCGCAATTAATTGCATCGGCATGTGGAGGCGCTGTTTTTAAGGGTCAAAAAAAAGAGATTGGTTGGGGAAAAGTCGAGATGACAGATTGTGGATCAAAAAGTATATTTAAAAATCTATCAAAGAGGAAAATGCAAGTTTTTCACTGGCATGGCGATACTTTTACACTGCCAGTTGGTGCCCAAGTTTTGGCTAAATCTGACTTGTATGTTCAAGCGTTTAGTTTCAAGAGTGCAATTGGCATTCAATTTCATTTAGAAGTCAACAAGGAAATGGTAAAAAATTGGAGCAAAGTGTATCAACATGAACTCATACGCGAAAATCTTTCTATAAAATCATTTCTGGTCGGACAAGATAAAAAATTCTTGGAACTAAAAAGAATTTCAAAACAGATTTGTGACAATTTCAAAATCTAA
- the rdgB gene encoding RdgB/HAM1 family non-canonical purine NTP pyrophosphatase, protein MYFVSSNDNKFKEIKEMLYEYSSTRLLIEHKKMKLKEIQSSSLVEVAKVKANDAFDVLREKVMVEDDGLFIESLNDFPGIYSSFVYDTIGNIGILDLLKNKKSRRATFKSVIAFYDGKKFKVFNGQVKGLISENMVEGGWGFDPIFIPENMSVPFGQMDLKSKNKYSHRNLALKKFYSWYEEYNEKS, encoded by the coding sequence ATGTATTTTGTAAGTAGCAATGACAATAAATTCAAAGAAATTAAGGAAATGTTATATGAATATAGTTCAACTCGATTACTCATTGAACATAAGAAGATGAAGTTAAAGGAAATCCAGTCGAGTTCTTTAGTAGAAGTTGCCAAAGTAAAGGCAAATGACGCATTTGATGTTTTGAGAGAGAAGGTGATGGTTGAAGATGATGGATTATTTATTGAATCCCTAAATGATTTTCCAGGAATATATTCTTCTTTTGTATATGATACCATAGGAAATATCGGCATTTTGGATTTGCTTAAGAACAAGAAAAGTAGAAGGGCCACATTCAAATCAGTAATTGCTTTCTATGATGGAAAAAAATTTAAAGTCTTTAACGGCCAAGTTAAGGGACTAATATCTGAAAATATGGTGGAAGGTGGATGGGGGTTTGATCCTATTTTTATTCCAGAAAATATGAGTGTACCATTTGGTCAGATGGATTTGAAATCAAAGAACAAATATTCTCACAGAAATTTAGCTTTGAAGAAATTTTACTCTTGGTATGAAGAATACAATGAAAAATCTTAA
- a CDS encoding ABC transporter permease, which produces MLFLTYSSLKERRTRNALTILMIVMGCGLLVSLSSLSQGLINFVEQNFKKILPNQIVVSNADKIQESSIEGIRNKLEVLFDQNVTLVEKSIPINNDTIAYLQGLNGVQYINPAYQGVVMINYKNQSQVTNVLAVDFDNITDIIPSIDLDFKQGNSTSTDYVIIPQKIGENLFLDISEPNKGMNQSSSFGSNITYPTMVSINGIRDLIDSSSKRSTLFVPSFLNSTGNPIVDNSIFIDINRGKAILQKIDDYDLLFITYNDIDKVEYIVSQVQKYFNNQVTILNSLELVKSITKFIVGISTFISSIAVISLIVGSIGIVITIYTSVVERTREIGILKALGGTNRVILGMFLTESIFLGIIGAFFGIIFGFIGAYLLLNGFLYFLNLPLSIYPVFNMLEISKIGLVVIVLSIFSGLYPAYKGSKISPVNALSKFS; this is translated from the coding sequence ATGCTTTTTTTAACTTATAGTTCCCTAAAAGAGAGGAGAACTCGCAATGCTCTTACTATATTAATGATAGTAATGGGATGCGGACTATTAGTTTCATTAAGCAGCCTCTCACAAGGTTTGATAAATTTTGTAGAACAGAACTTTAAGAAAATATTACCAAATCAGATTGTAGTTTCCAATGCTGATAAAATACAAGAATCAAGTATAGAAGGTATTAGAAACAAGCTGGAGGTACTTTTTGATCAAAATGTAACGTTAGTTGAAAAGAGTATTCCAATTAATAATGATACCATAGCATATTTGCAAGGGTTAAACGGTGTTCAATATATTAATCCAGCGTATCAAGGAGTTGTAATGATAAATTACAAGAACCAATCTCAGGTAACTAATGTATTGGCAGTTGATTTTGATAATATAACGGATATTATTCCTTCTATAGATTTGGATTTCAAGCAAGGCAATTCTACCTCTACAGATTATGTTATTATTCCACAAAAAATAGGCGAGAATTTGTTTTTAGATATTTCCGAACCAAATAAGGGAATGAATCAATCTTCTTCCTTTGGTAGCAATATCACTTATCCCACTATGGTTTCTATAAATGGGATAAGAGATTTGATAGATTCCTCATCAAAACGAAGTACTCTTTTTGTTCCTAGCTTTTTGAATTCAACCGGAAACCCAATCGTAGATAATTCAATTTTTATTGATATAAACAGAGGTAAAGCAATTTTACAGAAAATAGATGATTATGATTTGCTTTTCATAACTTATAATGACATAGATAAAGTCGAGTACATAGTCAGCCAAGTTCAAAAATACTTTAATAATCAAGTTACTATATTAAACTCATTAGAATTAGTAAAGAGTATAACAAAATTCATTGTAGGGATTTCAACTTTCATTTCAAGCATCGCAGTTATCTCTCTTATAGTAGGATCAATTGGAATTGTCATCACCATATATACTTCAGTAGTTGAGAGAACAAGGGAGATTGGGATTTTAAAAGCACTTGGTGGTACTAATAGAGTTATACTAGGAATGTTTTTAACAGAATCTATCTTTTTAGGCATAATAGGGGCATTTTTTGGGATAATATTTGGATTCATAGGTGCATACTTACTACTGAATGGTTTTCTATATTTCCTTAATTTACCTCTTAGTATTTATCCAGTTTTTAATATGTTGGAGATTTCGAAAATAGGCCTAGTAGTTATTGTATTGAGCATATTCTCGGGATTATATCCAGCATACAAGGGATCTAAAATTTCACCAGTGAATGCGTTATCAAAGTTTTCGTAA
- a CDS encoding class I SAM-dependent methyltransferase, producing the protein MNVEHANSIDNKKLEEFVLRAIGDLGSSLGAMMVILGDRLGFYKALSKFGPMTSEELALNTDTSERYVREWLASQAAADYLKYNSETKKFSLSNENALVLADDQSPAYLLGGYQVLRSIFKDEDKFVNMFKTGDGLRWGDHHHDLFEGTAKFFRPNYASNLTQSWIPSLEGIEEKLKKGVKVADIGCGFGISTLIMARQYPNSFFYGYDNHVPSIEAATMNAKNENLLKNSEFLAVSANEPIGKDFDFITFFDCLHDMADPLGALKFAKGSLNENGSCMIVEPMANDNLEDNLNLVGRIYYAASTVVCVPNSLADKGIALGAQAGEKRIRNIAMEAGFTKFRRATQTPFNVVYEAR; encoded by the coding sequence ATGAACGTTGAACATGCTAATTCTATTGATAATAAAAAACTTGAAGAATTTGTTTTGAGGGCTATTGGAGACCTTGGAAGTAGTTTAGGTGCGATGATGGTCATATTAGGAGACCGATTGGGTTTTTACAAAGCATTAAGCAAATTCGGACCTATGACCTCTGAGGAGCTTGCGTTGAATACTGATACATCCGAGCGATATGTTAGAGAATGGTTGGCAAGCCAGGCTGCAGCAGATTATTTGAAATACAATTCGGAAACTAAAAAATTTTCCTTGTCAAATGAAAATGCGTTAGTATTAGCTGATGATCAAAGCCCAGCATACCTTTTGGGCGGCTACCAAGTTTTAAGGTCCATATTTAAGGATGAAGATAAGTTTGTAAATATGTTCAAGACGGGTGATGGTCTAAGATGGGGTGACCATCACCATGACCTCTTTGAAGGGACTGCAAAATTCTTTAGACCAAACTATGCTTCAAATCTCACACAATCCTGGATACCATCTTTAGAGGGTATTGAGGAAAAACTAAAAAAGGGTGTAAAAGTTGCAGACATCGGATGTGGATTTGGGATTTCAACGCTGATAATGGCCAGGCAATATCCCAATTCATTTTTCTATGGCTACGACAATCATGTTCCATCTATAGAGGCGGCAACAATGAATGCTAAGAATGAAAATTTACTAAAGAATTCGGAATTTTTGGCCGTGTCTGCTAACGAACCTATTGGCAAGGATTTTGACTTCATAACATTTTTTGATTGCCTTCATGACATGGCCGACCCTCTAGGCGCGCTCAAATTTGCAAAAGGATCTTTGAATGAGAACGGTTCATGTATGATTGTAGAACCTATGGCAAATGACAATTTAGAAGACAATTTAAATTTGGTAGGAAGAATTTATTATGCGGCGTCCACTGTCGTGTGTGTTCCTAATTCCTTAGCTGATAAAGGAATCGCACTAGGTGCTCAAGCCGGAGAGAAACGAATCAGAAATATTGCTATGGAAGCAGGATTTACAAAATTTAGGCGTGCAACCCAAACTCCATTTAATGTAGTATATGAGGCTAGATAG
- the uvrB gene encoding excinuclease ABC subunit UvrB has protein sequence MKKFQLTDKLIPKGDQPSAIRDLVNGLANNKDKQVLLGVTGSGKTFTIANVIAEHNKNTLIISHNKTLAAQLYTEFKEFFPNNNVGYFVSFYDYYQPESYMPQSDTYIEKDTEINEKIEQLRLEATSMLLSGEPTIVIATVSCIYSLGSPQEWKAQSILLKKNTLIDRRSIIQSLVKIRYERNEIEPKNGSFRAKGDILEIIPAYSNEIIRLSLFGQTIEKIYLVDKTTRAVIRELDFVTIFPAKHYLIDEASHKKAIQSIKTELGQWLPQLPRELERQRLLSRTSYDLEMLSELGYCNGIENYSRHFDGRQPSQPAYCLLDFFEQDFLLVIDESHVTLPQIMGMYKGDYSRKKSLVDFGFRLPSAFDNRPLKFEEFEKYLKNVIFVSATPGKYELSNNSNLVEQLVRPTGLVDPEIEIKKTSNQMSDLISQIHQRVAKQQRTLVTTLTKKMAEDMADYLSKNRIKVRYIHSEINGLERTELLRKLRVGEFDVLVGINLLREGLDLPEVALVAILDADKEGFLRNYSSLIQTFGRAARNIDGKVILYSNTITNSIKEAVLETNRRRKKQIEYNLSNKIEPKSISKPVPQKNLSISNTLVDLKSMTRNDLIELSTKLEIQMNKYAEDLEFEKAIEHRENLQKVKQILLRQVSK, from the coding sequence ATGAAAAAGTTTCAATTAACAGACAAGTTAATTCCTAAGGGCGACCAACCAAGCGCCATCAGAGATTTGGTTAACGGATTGGCCAATAACAAAGATAAACAGGTCTTGCTTGGTGTTACAGGCAGTGGTAAAACATTTACAATTGCTAATGTAATAGCAGAACATAACAAAAACACACTTATTATTTCACATAATAAAACACTAGCCGCTCAACTGTACACAGAATTTAAAGAATTTTTCCCTAACAATAATGTGGGATACTTCGTTAGCTTTTACGACTATTATCAGCCCGAAAGCTATATGCCTCAAAGTGATACATACATAGAAAAAGATACCGAAATAAACGAAAAAATAGAGCAATTAAGATTGGAAGCAACCTCAATGTTACTATCCGGAGAACCTACAATAGTAATAGCAACTGTATCTTGCATATACTCCCTAGGTTCACCTCAGGAATGGAAGGCTCAATCCATTTTACTTAAAAAAAATACGTTAATAGATAGACGCTCAATTATACAAAGTCTTGTTAAAATTAGATACGAGCGAAATGAAATAGAGCCAAAAAACGGATCATTTAGAGCCAAAGGTGATATTTTAGAAATAATTCCAGCTTACTCAAATGAAATCATAAGGTTAAGTCTTTTTGGACAAACTATTGAAAAAATTTACTTGGTTGATAAGACTACAAGGGCAGTCATTAGAGAATTAGATTTTGTAACAATATTTCCGGCAAAACATTACCTAATAGACGAAGCAAGTCACAAGAAAGCAATTCAATCCATAAAAACGGAATTAGGACAATGGTTACCTCAGTTACCAAGAGAATTAGAACGTCAGCGACTGTTGTCAAGGACTTCATACGATTTAGAGATGTTATCAGAATTAGGATATTGCAATGGAATTGAGAACTATTCTAGACACTTTGATGGGAGACAACCCAGTCAACCCGCCTATTGTCTTTTAGATTTTTTTGAGCAAGATTTCTTGTTGGTAATTGATGAATCTCATGTTACTCTACCTCAGATAATGGGAATGTATAAAGGAGATTATTCTAGAAAGAAATCTTTGGTAGATTTTGGCTTTAGATTACCAAGTGCATTTGACAACAGGCCCCTCAAGTTCGAGGAATTTGAAAAGTATCTTAAAAACGTAATATTTGTTTCTGCTACACCAGGAAAATATGAACTCAGTAATAATAGTAATCTCGTTGAACAGCTAGTGCGACCAACCGGATTAGTAGACCCAGAAATTGAAATAAAGAAAACCTCTAACCAGATGTCAGACCTTATTAGTCAAATCCACCAAAGGGTTGCAAAACAACAAAGGACACTAGTTACAACCTTAACTAAAAAGATGGCCGAGGACATGGCCGATTACCTTTCAAAAAATCGAATCAAGGTTAGATATATACACTCAGAGATTAATGGTCTTGAGAGGACTGAATTATTGAGAAAATTAAGAGTTGGAGAATTTGATGTCCTTGTAGGGATTAACCTATTGAGAGAGGGATTGGATTTACCGGAAGTTGCACTTGTCGCCATCTTGGATGCTGACAAAGAAGGGTTCTTGAGAAATTATAGCAGCCTTATACAGACTTTTGGAAGGGCAGCAAGAAATATCGATGGGAAGGTAATTTTGTACTCAAATACCATCACCAATTCTATTAAAGAAGCGGTACTTGAAACAAACAGAAGACGTAAAAAACAAATCGAATATAACTTGAGTAACAAAATAGAACCAAAGAGTATCTCAAAACCTGTCCCCCAAAAGAATCTAAGTATTTCCAATACCCTAGTAGATCTAAAGAGTATGACCCGTAACGATTTAATAGAATTATCTACCAAATTAGAGATTCAGATGAACAAATATGCTGAAGATCTGGAATTTGAGAAAGCAATTGAACACAGGGAGAATCTACAAAAAGTAAAACAAATCTTGCTAAGACAAGTTAGCAAATAA